Part of the Bacteroidota bacterium genome is shown below.
AGGGGCTTTGCTATTTGTTTTTTGGATACCTTATTTTACTGATTTAGTGGTAAATATGTCGAATGTTTTTGGGTCAGGAATAGCACGCCAAATTGCAAATGCCCATACAATTTTTAATATAGGAGTTGGTTTGGTGTTTATTCCTTTTACTGGTATTTTATCGAGATTGATATTGTTGATGTTACCTTTCAAAGAAGAGGCTGCGATCGAAAAACATGCTACCAAGCATTTAGATCAAAAAATGTTGAGTACACCCTACATTGCTATTAGTCTTGGCAAAGCAGAAGCAGTGCGTATGTTAGATAACTTAGCCGAAATGGTGAAAGATATTATTAAACCCTTTGTTTCGAAAAAAGATCATAAAAAGGACAAAACTTTTGTTGAGGATATTGTATTCAGGGATTCAAAAATTGACTACCTGCAGGAAAAAATTGTTAAGTACTTATTTGATTTAGGAAAAGAAGGATTAAACTTGGCACAAAGCAAGGAATCGTATGGTTTGATATCCATTGCACATGATATAAAAGCAATGAGCGATATTATTGTTTCTCATATGCTTCCATTAGTTGAGTTAAAGCATAAGTCAACAACAACATTTTCTAAAGAAGGGGAAGAAGAACTAAGAACTTTCCACCTCAAAATGTGCAAACAAATAAGTCGTGTTAAAAAGGCATTAGAAGAATTTGATCCTAAAAAAGCGCATCATATCATTACCAAGGAAACAAAATATCAAAGTCTGGAATCAGCATACAGATCACAACATTTAGGCAGAGTTTATGGCGCATACGAGGAATCGGTAAAAACTCATCAGCTACACATGGAAATTATGAATCTGTTGATACAAATCAATGTGTATTGTGGTAAAATTGCAGATACGATCTATAATACATCTCCGAAAACAAAAGAAGAAAAAGCTATCGAGAATCAGAAATCAATAGATTTGGTCAACCAAATGAAAAGCAAAGATGAAGAGCTTTAAAAAGCTTATTGATTGAAAAGAAGGCAATTCCGTTAATAATGCGAATTCAGGTTTAATGACAAATACCCCAAATAGAGCATAATTAGATTCAGTTTAAATAATATCGACTAAAGGATGCTGAATTAACGAATTAGTAATAATTTTGCACTTTATTATTCTCTTTGAATGATTATTAAGTATTGAATCAAAATGGAATTGCAAATAACATATATGCCTATGGGCAGTAGGCCAGCTGTTCAAAAACCAGATCCTGAATTTTTAAAGGTGCTAGGAGAGGATGGACTTCGAAATTTGGTTAGCAATCAGTACGATTTACTGGCAAAAAGCGATATTAAACATTTATTTCCTGCTGAAGAAAGCTTATTCCTCCAAGCCAAAAAAAAATCAGCTGACTTTTTTGTACAGATTTGTGGTGGACAGCCTTATTACAATGAAAACAGGGGCAAACCCATGCTCATAGACAGGCACAAGCCCTTTCGGATTACCGAAGAAGGCAGACTCATCTGGTTGAAATGCTATCAGCAGTTGCTTCCTGAGCTCGATTTACCAGAACATCTTATTCTTAATTTTTGGCAATATCTGAATATGTTTTCC
Proteins encoded:
- a CDS encoding Na/Pi cotransporter family protein, coding for MNRRFYIILLLFILLINQQLIAANTDTDQVQWFFVIVGLLGGLALFLYGMDKMSEGLKKSAGNRMRSILAKLTNNRFVALAVGAFVTMVIQSSSATTVMLVSFVQAGLLNFTQSLGVIIGANIGTTFTAQLIAFKLTNYALLMVVLGFVFSAFVKNENLRNIGNAVLGFGILFFGMKIMSDAMYPLRSYPAFIHTLEGLENPIIGIAIGAIITALIQSSSAFTGIVIVLAQQNLITLEAGIPLILGANIGTSITAWMATIGAKRDTKRVAIAHSFFNIGGALLFVFWIPYFTDLVVNMSNVFGSGIARQIANAHTIFNIGVGLVFIPFTGILSRLILLMLPFKEEAAIEKHATKHLDQKMLSTPYIAISLGKAEAVRMLDNLAEMVKDIIKPFVSKKDHKKDKTFVEDIVFRDSKIDYLQEKIVKYLFDLGKEGLNLAQSKESYGLISIAHDIKAMSDIIVSHMLPLVELKHKSTTTFSKEGEEELRTFHLKMCKQISRVKKALEEFDPKKAHHIITKETKYQSLESAYRSQHLGRVYGAYEESVKTHQLHMEIMNLLIQINVYCGKIADTIYNTSPKTKEEKAIENQKSIDLVNQMKSKDEEL
- a CDS encoding globin, which encodes MELQITYMPMGSRPAVQKPDPEFLKVLGEDGLRNLVSNQYDLLAKSDIKHLFPAEESLFLQAKKKSADFFVQICGGQPYYNENRGKPMLIDRHKPFRITEEGRLIWLKCYQQLLPELDLPEHLILNFWQYLNMFSIWMINAHE